One uncultured Carboxylicivirga sp. genomic window, AATTTGCAAAAGTTGATTCAATCAGTCTTAACCTGGCCAACAGAAGTCTTAAAAAAGGATTGGGTTATTGGTATGAAAAAGGTATTAACGACAATTATTTTACCTCTTATGATACCCTTCATACTTCTGTTCTGGGTATTAACAGTAAAGGTAAAACCAATTTTATTAGAATTAAAAAAGGTGCCGGTTGGTTATATCTTCATTTAAATCCTATTGTCTTCACCAATTATAGCTTATTGGATAAGGATAACGCCGATTATGCATTTAAGTGTCTTTCTTATCTTCCTAAGGCAAGAACCCTTTGGGATGAGCATTATAAAGTGGGAATGCATCGTCAGAAAACACCGCTAAGTTATATTTTTGATAATCCTCCTTTACGACTGGCATATTATCTGGCCTGGATTGGAGCGATTCTATTTCTGATTTTCGAATCTGCTCGTCGTCAAAGGATGATACCAATAGTGAGACCGCCGGAAAACAGTACCGTTAATTTTGTCGAGACCATTGGTAGGTTATATTTCAGTAAGAAAAATCATTTGGATATAGCCATTAAAAAATATACGTATTTCAAAGAGTTTGTGCGTTCGCGCTATTATGTCAGTACTTCACCAATCAGTGAAGAATTGTATCAACAAATTGCTGAAAAATCCAATATTCCCATTCGAAGCATCAAACAACTGTTTGAAATGGGTGAAAGTCTGAAGAAAATTCAACGACTTTCAGAAGCTGATCTGGAACAATTCAACCGTAAGATTGAATTCTTTTATGAACATTGCCAATAAAAAACAACGATATGAATGAAAATGCTCCTTTTGAAAACAGATTGCCGCTTGATGAATTAAATCATGCAGCTTATCGCATCCGGAATGAGATAAACAAAGTAATTGTCGGTCAGGAAAAAGTGCTTGATCTTCTCTTAACGGCAGTAATTGCAAACGGACATGTGTTGCTTGAGGGGGTTCCCGGAATAGCTAAAACCATGATGGCGAAACTAATATCGAAATCAGTGGCTGCTGACTTTTCACGTATTCAGTTTACCCCCGATCTAATGCCAACAGATGTATTGGGAACCATGGTTTTTAATGCGGGTAATTCAACGTTTGAATTTAATAAAGGACCGGTTTTCTCAAATCTCGTATTAATTGACGAGATCAACCGTGCTCCGGCCAAAACGCAATCGGCATTGTTTGAAGTAATGGAGGAGCGACAGGTTACCATTGATGGAGTTACACGGGCAATGGAAAGTCCGTTTCTTGTGTTTGCTACACAAAATCCGGTGGAACATGAAGGAACCTATCGTTTACCGGAGGCTCAGCTCGACCGTTTCCTGTTTAAAATTCAGATCGATTATCCCTCATTGGAGCAAGAGGTGAACATCTTATCAAATGCTCAAAGGCGCGAGGCTCTGGATCCTTTGTCGTTGATTTCGGCAGTGATAAGTAAGGAAGAGCTGGTAAAGTATCAGCAATTAGCAACAAAAGTTGTGGTGGAAGATGATTTGTTGAGATACATTGCTCAGATAGTTGATAAAACCAGAAACAGTAATTCTTTTTATCTGGGTGGAAGTCCGCGTGCTTCATTAGCTATACTGAATGCTTCAAAAGCTTTTGCTGCTTTGGAAGGCAGGGATTTTGTTACACCTGATGATATTAAAACAGTACTGATACCTGTTCTTTGCCACAGAGTTATTTTAACTCCCGAAAAAGAAATGGAAGGAGTAAAACCTGAAGTGATAATTCAACAAATCATCGATACAGTAGAAGTTCCACGTTAACAAAAAAAGTAAATGGCTAAACTCAGGGTCAGAGGTCGCATTTTCTTTTCCAGGCTTTTTTATTATTGTTTGGCGGCAATTATTCTAACCATTGCTTTCGGACAGTTTAATGAGTTGTTTTTTATATTGGGTACATTAGGCCTTGGATTATTAGGTGCTGTCATCATCCTTGATATCATTTTACTTTTTTATGTGCAAAGAGATGCTATTGAAGCAAACCGCGAGATTGATGAGAAGTTTTCAAACGGAGATTTAAATAAAGTTAAGCTGGTTTTTATCAATAACTACCGCTTTCCGGTTCGGTTATGTATTATTGATGAGATTCCGGTTCAGTTTCAACAGCGTAATTTTAATCTTAAGTTGATGCTGACACCTGGTCAATCGGAAAAAATAAGTTATGACCTTCGTCCGGTTGAAAGAGGAGAATATCATTTTGGAGCATT contains:
- a CDS encoding MoxR family ATPase; translation: MNENAPFENRLPLDELNHAAYRIRNEINKVIVGQEKVLDLLLTAVIANGHVLLEGVPGIAKTMMAKLISKSVAADFSRIQFTPDLMPTDVLGTMVFNAGNSTFEFNKGPVFSNLVLIDEINRAPAKTQSALFEVMEERQVTIDGVTRAMESPFLVFATQNPVEHEGTYRLPEAQLDRFLFKIQIDYPSLEQEVNILSNAQRREALDPLSLISAVISKEELVKYQQLATKVVVEDDLLRYIAQIVDKTRNSNSFYLGGSPRASLAILNASKAFAALEGRDFVTPDDIKTVLIPVLCHRVILTPEKEMEGVKPEVIIQQIIDTVEVPR
- a CDS encoding DUF4350 domain-containing protein, which gives rise to MNKQKPNNILLFGIPSLVIILAFVIAYAPKPVDWSLSYSNKDVKPFGSKILFELLPVLMEDNSIVASHSNLSIFIGNDNPIGENFIFLNNKVDFNAEDQNKIEELLLNGNNVFIAAENYEEGFLDSLKVGVEITTIPQFAKVDSISLNLANRSLKKGLGYWYEKGINDNYFTSYDTLHTSVLGINSKGKTNFIRIKKGAGWLYLHLNPIVFTNYSLLDKDNADYAFKCLSYLPKARTLWDEHYKVGMHRQKTPLSYIFDNPPLRLAYYLAWIGAILFLIFESARRQRMIPIVRPPENSTVNFVETIGRLYFSKKNHLDIAIKKYTYFKEFVRSRYYVSTSPISEELYQQIAEKSNIPIRSIKQLFEMGESLKKIQRLSEADLEQFNRKIEFFYEHCQ